The nucleotide sequence GAAAGTGCCCATTCCCAAGACTTAATCCTTTTCTTGACAGGCTCAAAGTGGGTACAACTATGGGCGTCCCGAGGTGTCCAATGTTGGTGGTGCCACTGCTGGAGGTCGTTTAACACCTGGACCGTATCCCACGGCCTCGGCCATTCCACTAACTCCCGCTCCAGCCACCACGGCGTATGGAGCGGGATTGTTTCCCTCGCCTGCCGTTGGATTTACACCCAGTGGTCAGGCCACCACTGCTTTTGGAGCTCCTGCCGTTGTGGGAGGCAGTAACGCCGTCAGCCAGCCGAGGAGAACTTCATCTGGGGGTCTGCCCACCACATCATCTCGCGGTGGACCCTATGGACCACAGACTTCACAGTACGGTAATGCTCCCGGTGGCTCTCCAATCCGAGTTACAAGTGGAACAGGAGACGGCGGGGACTACAACGATGGCGAAGGCGACTACTCGGCCATTCCGGGGGTTCCTGGAGTAGATTACCCCATTTACGCACAGGTGCCGCGCACCAACTTCGATTGCTCGCAACAGCCCCTGCCCGGATACTATGCGGACATCGAGGCGCAGTGCCAGGTCTTCCACATCTGCGCCCTCAACCGGACATACTCCTTCCTCTGTCCCAATGGCACGGTGTTCAGCCAGGAGACACTGGTCTGCGTTTGGTGGAACCAATACGATTGTGTCTCGGCACCCAGCTTATATGCAAATAATGCTTACATCTATGATTACTCTGGAGGAAGTGGCTCCAATCTAGGAACCTCTAGTGCCAATAATGCCTATCGtccggctgctgctgctaccaCTGCCTTCGGGGCACCTGTTGCCACGGCCGGAACCCTTCGGGCCACCGGAGTGCCTCAGGTGTCTGGTTACAATTCCGGACGGGGGTCTTATCCttcggccacgcccactcctgCCGCCCAGGCTCAGAGCCCGTATGGCGCTGGTGCCGTTCTTCGACCCGCCATCGTCCCGAGTGCCGGAGCCAATCGGTTGCCGCCGTCTGGAGCTGCTGTCGGTCTGTTGGCCACCGCCGCTGGTTCTCTTCAGGATAACTCGGTGGCTGGCTTCGGTCAACAGCAGCAACCTCAGTTGGTGACAGGTGGCAATCGGGAGTACCTGCCACCGGCCAGCATTGGACAACGGCAGCGTGGAGGAACCTCAGCATAGACATTGAAACCCTGGCGAACCCTGGCACCTGTACCCGGTTTTATGGCATTAGATTTAGCGACCCTAGATTTAGCCTCTTTATAGTATGTTAGGAGCTCCGAACTT is from Drosophila suzukii chromosome 3, CBGP_Dsuzu_IsoJpt1.0, whole genome shotgun sequence and encodes:
- the LOC108017097 gene encoding putative Polycomb group protein ASXL2 isoform X1, which encodes MMQRCSCVLAVLVLLWSGGLAQLQVQAQSGYNYGRPEVSNVGGATAGGRLTPGPYPTASAIPLTPAPATTAYGAGLFPSPAVGFTPSGQATTAFGAPAVVGGSNAVSQPRRTSSGGLPTTSSRGGPYGPQTSQYGNAPGGSPIRVTSGTGDGGDYNDGEGDYSAIPGVPGVDYPIYAQVPRTNFDCSQQPLPGYYADIEAQCQVFHICALNRTYSFLCPNGTVFSQETLVCVWWNQYDCVSAPSLYANNAYIYDYSGGSGSNLGTSSANNAYRPAAAATTAFGAPVATAGTLRATGVPQVSGYNSGRGSYPSATPTPAAQAQSPYGAGAVLRPAIVPSAGANRLPPSGAAVGLLATAAGSLQDNSVAGFGQQQQPQLVTGGNREYLPPASIGQRQRGGTSA
- the LOC108017097 gene encoding putative Polycomb group protein ASXL2 isoform X2, whose translation is MMQRCSCVLAVLVLLWSGGLAQLQAQSGYNYGRPEVSNVGGATAGGRLTPGPYPTASAIPLTPAPATTAYGAGLFPSPAVGFTPSGQATTAFGAPAVVGGSNAVSQPRRTSSGGLPTTSSRGGPYGPQTSQYGNAPGGSPIRVTSGTGDGGDYNDGEGDYSAIPGVPGVDYPIYAQVPRTNFDCSQQPLPGYYADIEAQCQVFHICALNRTYSFLCPNGTVFSQETLVCVWWNQYDCVSAPSLYANNAYIYDYSGGSGSNLGTSSANNAYRPAAAATTAFGAPVATAGTLRATGVPQVSGYNSGRGSYPSATPTPAAQAQSPYGAGAVLRPAIVPSAGANRLPPSGAAVGLLATAAGSLQDNSVAGFGQQQQPQLVTGGNREYLPPASIGQRQRGGTSA